Proteins co-encoded in one Megalops cyprinoides isolate fMegCyp1 chromosome 1, fMegCyp1.pri, whole genome shotgun sequence genomic window:
- the actr2a gene encoding actin-related protein 2-A isoform X2, which produces MDLMVGDEASELRSMLEVNYPMENGIVRNWDDMKHLWDYTFGPEKLNIDSRNCKILLTEPPMNPTKNREKIIEVMFETYQFSGVYIAIQAVLTLYAQGLLTGVVVDSGDGVTHICPVYEGFSLPHLTRRLDIAGRDITRYLIKLLLLRGYAFNHSADFETVRMMKEKLCYVGYNIEQEQKLALETTVLVESYTLPDGRVIKVGGERFEAPEALFQPHLINVEGVGVAELLFNTIQAADIDTRAEFYKHIVLSGGSTMYPGLPSRLERELKQLYLERVLKGDVDKLSKFKIRIEDPPRRKHMVFLGGAVLADIMKDKDNFWLTRQEYQEKGMRVLEKLGVTVR; this is translated from the exons gACTTGATGGTGGGGGATGAGGCGAGCGAGCTGAGGTCCATGCTGGAGGTGAACTACCCCATGGAGAACGGCATCGTGCGGAACTGGGACGACATGAAGCACCTGTGGGACTACACCTTCGGGCCCGAGAAGCTCAACATCGACTCCCGCAACTGCAAGATCCTTCTCACAGAGCCGCCCATGAACCCCACCAAGAACCGCGAGAAGATCATCGAG GTAATGTTTGAGACGTATCAGTTCTCTGGGGTGTACATCGCTATCCAGGCTGTACTGACGCTCTATGCGCAAG GTCTGCTGACGGGCGTGGTTGTGGACTCGGGGGACGGTGTCACCCACATCTGTCCCGTCTACGAGGGCTTCTCCCTGCCCCACCTGACCCGACGGCTGGACATCGCCGGGAGGGACATCACTCGCTACCTCATCAAG ctgctgttgttgagGGGCTACGCCTTCAACCACTCGGCAGACTTCGAGACGGTACGCATGATGAAGGAGAAGCTGTGCTACGTGGGCTACAACATCGAGCAGGAGCAGAAGCTGGCGCTGGAGACCACGGTGCTGGTGGAGTCCTACACG CTTCCGGATGGCAGGGTCATCaaggtgggaggggagaggttCGAGGCCCCCGAGGCGCTGTTCCAGCCCCACCTCATCAACGTAGAGGGGGTGGGCGTGGCCGAGCTGCTCTTCAACACCATCCAGGCGGCGGACATCGACACCAG AGCTGAGTTCTACAAACACATTGTTCTGTCGGGGGGATCCACCATGTACCCTGGCCTGCCCTCCCGGCTGGAGCGAGAGCTCAAGCAGCTGTACCTGGAGCGTGTGTTGAAGGGCGACGTGGACAAGCTCTCG AAATTCAAGATCCGGATCGAGGACCCGCCCCGACGCAAGCACATGGTGTTCCTGGGCGGGGCGGTGCTGGCCGACATCATGAAAGACAAGGACAACTTCTGGCTGACGCGCCAGGAGTACCAGGAGAAGGGCATGAGGGTCCTGGAGAAGCTGGGCGTC